In Fusarium oxysporum Fo47 chromosome VII, complete sequence, the following proteins share a genomic window:
- a CDS encoding acyl transferase/acyl hydrolase/lysophospholipase, which produces GICILTLAHKGLPISEAIHHFLHLSTSVFRKQSFWRRAMNLLLHGSIYSNSAINRPLEQHYGQSTLSGYSPAVSRGVKLFVTAKGTPCRDYIITNFLAPDSNKAHNDYQHAPPNVANGGIQVWEAARATSAAPVMFTPHTIPGVGTFQDGGLWQNNPLAVALSEAREMWPSANVPDVALSIGTGFHKRTRSSNADDTARIANADPRRTGSDGNEMANTSDYVIINILWKICFFASILRLLLSLMDSPAMDSDKCQRYITRHGLTEHQARQRIFRVDVDFPVECPRMDDLKSMQDVRQEAIKQFSSNSDIQNIAELLISSLFFLELTERPCRHESYISFQGRILCDVGPGLQLQRLLSVLVDHRSVFEVCGRLFPLTGMINNEAATMEFELHVNGTVTEFTSRFTISLIQSQPSGKVSRPISRSPMDLKGVMAIQGWDCPFIERPVTIRKRKRGHDFSGRKGLKPTGYKRLRI; this is translated from the exons GGTATCTGTATTCTTACCTTAGCTCACAAAGGGTTACCAATCTCCGAGGCAATACATCATTTCCTACACCTAAGTACTTCAGTATTTAGGAAACAATCATTCTGGAGACGTGCAATGAACTTATTACTTCATGGGTCTATTTACAGTAACAGTGCTATTAATAGGCCTTTAGAACAGCACTACGGCCAGAGTACACTATCCGGTTACTCACCTGCTGTATCTAGAGGGGTCAAGCTCTTTGTGACTGCAAAGGGAACACCATGCagagattatattattactaaCTTTTTAGCACCAGACAGTAACAAGGCTCACAACGACTACCAACATGCACCACCAAATGTAGCAAATGGAGGTATTCAAGTTTGGGAAGC GGCACGCGCAACAAGCGCCGCTCCAGTGATGTTCACGCCTCATACTATTCCTGGTGTAGGGACGTTTCAGGACGGTGGACTCTGGCAGAATAACCCTCTGGCAGTGGCTTTATCCGAAGCTAGAGAAATGTGGCCGTCAGCAAACGTACCTGATGTTGCTCTGTCCATTGGCACAGGCTTTCATAAAAGGACTAGAAGCTCAAATGCGGATGATACGGCAAGGATAGCTAACGCAGATCCTAGACGTACAGGGTCTGATGGGAACGAAATGGCCAATACCAGTGATTATGTTATTATCAACATTCTGTGGAAGATCTGTTTCTTTGCTTCAATTCTTCGACTCTTACTTTCTCTCATGGATAGCCCTGCTATGGATAGTGATAAATGCCAGCGGTATATAACCCGTCATGGTCTTACAGAGCACCAAGCTCGTCAGCGCATATTTCGGGTCGACGTTGACTTTCCTGTAGAATGTCCAAGGATGGATGACCTGAAGTCGATGCAAGATGTCAGGCAAGAGGCCATCAAGCAGTTTTCCAGTAACTCAGATATTCAAAATATTGCCGAACTACTTATTTCAAGTCTTTTTTTCCTTGAACTGACGGAGCGTCCTTGTCGCCATGAAAGCTATATCAGCTTTCAGGGCCGCATTCTTTGTGACGTTGGCCCAGGACTGCAGCTTCAACGGCTTTTGTCAGTTCTCGTGGACCACAGGTCTGTGTTTGAAGTTTGCGGGCGCTTATTTCCGCTTACTGGGATGATCAATAATGAGGCAGCGACAATGGAGTTTGAGCTTCACGTTAACGGGACTGTGACGGAATTCACAAGTCGGTTCACAATATCACTTATTCAATCACAACCATCAGGGAAAGTCAGTCGTCCTATTAGTAGATCGCCTATGGACTTAAAAGGGGTCATGGCGATTCAAGGATGGGACTGTCCCTTTATAGAACGGCCAGTAAcaataagaaaaagaaaaaggggACATGACTTCTCTGGGCGTAAAGGCCTCAAGCCTACAGGATATAAGAGATTGCGAATATag
- a CDS encoding and other transporter-domain-containing protein produces MSERARIPQTPGEMTIDADGTSRQVKKAMEPSDLDFSPSPQSILFTSFASLSGLLLGYEYGSVNGIVRSRAFINIVESPGTVALRDDYISLILPILFCGALLGSIAGGYGAESFGRRQTIIAGSGIYSVGVIVQMMVGVGSSDALGSIVAGRFIAGCGMGSLTTGTILYMTESMSSCAFYSADLSFQCHHKVRGGCIASFQWCITIGYLAATIIVYAIDDYHEPAAYRILIGIQFLWPCVVGIECYLMPESPRYLVHIDSLGEAYRSLERLRGLSIDSPNLQVELSEVILERQKSRPWLISLQQWLSRWVKSLVRSCSEPPVPRWFLGILMHMVHEWSGITFILFFTNRFLESSESLHNPLLITLILAIVNVCSTPLSLWTVDRFGRRYVLLAGTGGMIASHFINAIVGVTVGIDKGHQESSGWISNNSHAVNTQVAMMALFVFFYASSWGPTSWVVVGEIFHPMDRSHAVGYSIAGQWFFKLVITASCPYVTGKDHGHQQSCAFFLWGSLCVLSLGFAYVFVPEGFISHCISLAAYETLRTYIEGSLCLAFAAIFSMNQNRWVTLKQQGDAFTIHITPLLAEILDCQNKKTTPSMIFFIGSVADMNIGEDEASLQLPPSDEYGVTLHLCHGPERSNKNENLQVILANGPIKPKRIGLDNHNSGESIPWLKGYQKPYPLASVYSRLLSHFFDVICIMLSSFTSVECLTEYLSVWILAHASTNSDPGVDILPRLVVVLDGEVDSAANSENSIRPKSLKEIQHQIESGILDRTGSCLNKTFSELFVENLSSKGGSQRKRQCPTLMNKLLNHCSLSRKFKRRRVQSNISVT; encoded by the exons ATGTCTGAGAGAGCTAGAATCCCACAGACCCCAGGAGAGATGACTATCGATGCTGATGGAACCTCGCGTCAAGTGAAGAAAGCTATGGAGCCTTCCGATCTCGACTTCTCACCCAGCCCCCAAAGCATCCTTTTTACCTCTTTCGCCAGCCTTTCCGGTCTCTTGTTGGGGTACGAATATGGTAGTGTCAATGGAATAGTTCGCTCTAGAGCTTTCATCAATATCGTCGAAAGCCCGGGAACCGTGGCACTTAGAGACGACTATATAAGTCTCATCCTCCCGATTCTTTTCTGTGGCGCACTGCTAGGATCTATTGCCGGCGGATACGGTGCAGAATCCTTCGGACGCCGCCAGACTATCATTGCTGGGTCTGGTATCTACTCGGTTGGCGTCATCGTGCAGATGATGGTTGGTGTCGGATCAAGCGATGCTCTTGGCTCAATTGTCGCGGGACGTTTTATCGCCGGATGTGGTATGGGAAGTTTGACAACGGGTACAATATTGTACATGACAGAATCT ATGTCTAGTTGCGCCTTTTATAGTGCTGACCTCTCATTCCAGTGCCACCACAAGGTTCGGGGAGGCTGTATTGCGTCTTTCCAGTGGTGCATCACGATAGGTTACCTGGCAGCGACAATCATTGTGTATGCAATCGACGACTACCATGAACCTGCTGCTTATAGGATTCTCATTGGAATCCAGTTTCTTTGGCCCTGCGTGGTAGGAATAGAGTGCTATCTCATGCCAGAGTCACCTCGCTATCTAGTCCATATCGACTCGCTGGGTGAAGCTTATCGAAGCTTGGAGCGATTACGTGGACTATCAATTGATTCACCAAACCTTCAGGTTGAGCTTTCTGAAGTGATTTTGGAGAGGCAAAAATCAAGACCATGGCTCATTTCGCTCCAGCAGTGGCTCTCACGCTGGGTGAAGTCCCTTGTTAGGTCTTGCAGTGAACCTCCTGTGCCTCGATGGTTTCTAGGGATTCTGATGCATATGGTCCATGAATG GTCCGGAATTACCTTCATCCTGTTTTTCACAAACAGATTTCTTGAGTCGTCTGAATCTTTGCACAACCCACTCCTCATCACTCTTATCCTAGCAATTGTTAATGTCTGCTCAACGCCTTTATCTCTCTGGACAGTTGACCGCTTCGGCAGGCGCTACGTCCTTTTGGCTGGCACAGGCGGTATGATTGCATCACATTTTATCAATGCTATTGTTGGAGTCACCGTTGGTATAGATAAAGGGCACCAAGAGAGTTCTGGGTGGATATCGAATAACAGTCATGCTGTCAACACACAAGTCGCGATGATGGCgctttttgttttcttctaTGCATCAAGCTGGGGGCCTACGTCTTGGGTTGTTGTCGGAGAGATCTTCCATCCGATGGATAGGTCTCATGCAGTTGGCTATAGCATAGCCGGTCAGTGGttcttcaagcttgtcaTCACGGCTTCGTGCCCATATGTCACTGGCAAAGATCATGGGCACCAGCAATCCTGTGCTTTCTTCCTGTGGGGCTCCCTATGTGTCTTGAGTCTTGGTTTTGCTTATGTATTTGTCCCTGAAG GGTTTATAAGCCATTGTATATCTCTTGCCGCTTATGAAACTTTAAGAACATACATTGAGGGCAGTCTTTGTCTGGCATTTGCAGCTATCTTTTCAATGAATCAAAACAGATGGGTCACACTCAAGCAACAAGGTGACGCTTTCACCATCCATATCACTCCGCTCCTGGCAGAGATCTTGGACTGCCAAAATAAGAAAACAACCCCGTCTATGATATTTTTTATTGGCAGTGTAGCAGACATGAACATAGGGGAAGACGAAGCATCACTTCAACTCCCTCCATCGGATGAGTATGGCGTGACTTTGCACTTATGCCACGGACCGGAGAGATCAAATAAAAATGAGAATTTGCAGGTGATCCTCGCAAATGGTCCGATTAAACCTAAGCGTATAGGCTTGGACAATCACAATAGCGGAGAGAGCATTCCGTGGCTCAAGGGATATCAAAAGCCCTACCCGCTTGCGTCTGTTTACAGTCGACTACTTAGTCATTTCTTCGATGTTATATGTATTATGCTTTCCAGCTTCACTTCCGTCGAGTGCTTAACAGAGTATCTGTCAGTTTGGATTTTAGCACATGCCTCAACAAATAGTGATCCAGGCGTTGATATCCTGCCACGTCTTGTTGTTGTACTTGATGGCGAGGTAGACTCAGCAGCCAATTCTGAAAACAGCATTAGGCCGAAATCACTGAAAGAGATTCAGCATCAGATTGAATCCGGTATTCTGGACAGAACCGGATCATGCCTCAATAAAACATTTTCTGAGCTCTTTGTAGAGAATCTATCGTCTAAAGGTGGAtcgcaaagaaaacggcaaTGTCCGACACTCATGAACAAACTCTTAAATCACTGCTCACTATCAAGGAAGTTCAAAC GACGGCGTGTTCAATCCAATATCAGCGTCACGTAG